The proteins below come from a single Magallana gigas chromosome 10, xbMagGiga1.1, whole genome shotgun sequence genomic window:
- the LOC105324376 gene encoding alpha-1,3-mannosyl-glycoprotein 4-beta-N-acetylglucosaminyltransferase C isoform X3 — translation MKAVLPSAIFLISVVSVFTLVFQILLLLQRNNHTGFNFLNTSELCVQNSNKETYKDYLDKPSVDLTKLPRKWRDDAQIFKNASNQKRFLTIGIPTVKREKDEYILNTVQSIVNCTTEKELAEIYIVVFLADFDAKWKEGISRQLREMFEKIISLGTLHVIQAWESFYPQLDNLTHTFEDPETKKKWRAKQNVDYAFLFLYSETLAQYYIQMEDDIYTIPGYLQAIKDYISKFKEHWVCLEFSELGFIGKLYHSYDINKLAKMVLLFYAQQPCDVTYLNFNTQMLQFKRHISRPTIFEHVGYHSSLPGKVQPLKDRFFQSYPKTLKGDNPPASVYTNMPFEGYFNPDNCYSRENGIFWSTRSGKANDWFTVAFSVPQMVNKIEIDTGMHIYPNDKIHHAKLEASLASQAKGPGKPECSSNKLLGYFDDGNIKVDNVQSITGRHRIHCLSIILTNKQKTWVIVREIAVFVVHK, via the exons ATGAAAGCTGTTCTACCATCCGCCATTTTCCTGATTTCGGTCGTATCTGTTTTTACACTGGTGTTCCAAATTTTACTACTTCTGCAGAGGAATAATC ACACgggtttcaattttttgaacacGTCAGAATTATGTGTCCAAAATTCTAATAAGGAAACTTACAAAGATTATCTAGATAAG CCATCAGTGGATCTGACCAAGCTTCCAAGAAAATGGAGAGACGACGCCCAAATATTCAAGAACGCCAGCAaccaaaaaa GGTTTTTAACAATCGGCATACCCACAGTTAAACGAGAGAAGGACGAATACATTCTGAACACCGTCCAGTCCATTGTAAACTGTACCACAGAGAAGGAACTCGCCGAAATCTATATCGTAGTTTTCTTGGCCGATTTTGATGCAAAATGGAAGGAGGGAATTAGTCGGCAATTGCGTGAAATGTTTGAAAAGATCATTTCGCTGGGAACTCTACATGTGATTCAGGCATGGGAGTCATTCTATCCGCAGTTAGATAATCTGACACATACATTTGAGGATCCAGAAACCAAAAAGAAATGGCGTGCGAAACAAAACGTGGATTAtgcgtttttgtttttgtatagcGAGACTTTAGCGCAGTATTATATACAAATGGAGGATGATATTTATACCATACCGGGATACTTACAAGCCATAAAAgactatatttcaaaatttaaggaACATTGGGTCTGTTTAGAGTTCTCTGAGCTTGGTTTTATAGGTAAACTCTACCACTCTTATGATATAAACAAACTGGCAAAAATGGTGCTTTTGTTTTATGCACAGCAACCGTGTGATGTGACGTATTTGAATTTCAATACACAGATGTTGCAGTTTAAGAGACACATTAGCCGACCGACCATATTTGAACACGTAGGATACCATTCTTCACTGCCAGGAAAAGTGCAACCTTTAAAAGACCGTTTCTTCCAATCATATCCCAAAACATTGAAAGGGGACAACCCTCCCGCCAGTGTTTATACGAACATGCCCTTTGAAGGGTATTTTAACCCTGATAACTGCTACAGTAGAGAAAATGGTATTTTCTGGAGCACTAGATCTGGCAAAGCTAACGATTGGTTCACAGTAGCCTTCAGTGTACCACAAATGGTAAACAAAATAGAGATAGATACAGGAATGCATATTTACCCAAACGATAAAATCCACCACGCAAAGCTTGAAGCAAGTTTAGCGTCCCAGGCTAAAGGACCGGGAAAACCAGAGTGTAGTTCGAACAAACTGCTGGGGTATTTCGATGATGGTAATATAAAAGTAGACAACGTTCAATCTATTACTGGTCGTCATAGAATACACTGTCTGAGTATCATTCTGACCAACAAACAAAAGACGTGGGTGATAGTGAGAGAAATAGCAGTATTTGTAGTCCATAAATGA